The Oncorhynchus nerka isolate Pitt River linkage group LG9a, Oner_Uvic_2.0, whole genome shotgun sequence genome has a segment encoding these proteins:
- the LOC115134726 gene encoding four-jointed box protein 1, producing the protein MRAVSANLLALLFLCTCACVFYVWSRLESRLERYKRGLQLPRSFHVGPSPDISAKTFRALLAVPVAQRLHLGGRLDVRNVTGVRDQIGSLGSRDYHMNVDNKGSVQREVPDKFGSLVEGIFWSEWLEAQLPASFSEDHARAWRERARGRRIVRLEPGCGRISNQLATFSDGAKACVRYGINADQVQGETLTYYLANLLGITNLPPLILAQLNVDSEQWASVRRRIGGLQWSERAVVSLTEWVANLTGVVTPAPLRQESKGLRPLQGELGNKTTAELLELMQWTDLIILDYLSANFDRLVSNLFSLQWDSRVMERETNNLLRTPRGDLVFIDNEAGLVHGYRVLDMWEKYHSTVLGSVSVFRKRTAQRVIELHRRRDTRTRLLELYRDSEPLSPELGFLSYEHADVLQNRIDRLYKHISHCKEKYHQL; encoded by the coding sequence ATGAGGGCTGTGTCGGCGAACTTACTTGCACTGCTTTTTCTCTGCACTTGTGCCTGTGTATTCTACGTCTGGAGCAGGCTGGAGAGTCGGCTGGAGAGATACAAACGGGGGCTACAGTTACCGAGGTCCTTTCACGTTGGGCCATCACCGGACATCTCCGCTAAAACTTTCCGTGCTCTGCTCGCTGTTCCAGTGGCACAGAGACTGCACTTGGGGGGCAGACTCGATGTCCGCAACGTTACTGGTGTTAGGGATCAAATTGGCTCTTTAGGAAGCAGAGATTACCATATGAATGTAGATAACAAGGGGTCAGTACAGAGGGAGGTCCCGGACAAATTTGGCTCGCTCGTTGAGGGTATTTTTTGGAGTGAATGGCTGGAGGCTCAGCTTCCCGCCAGCTTCAGTGAGGATCATGCCCGGgcttggagagagagagcccgGGGACGCCGCATAGTCAGACTGGAGCCGGGCTGTGGTAGAATATCCAATCAGCTGGCCACTTTTTCGGACGGAGCCAAAGCTTGCGTGCGTTATGGAATAAACGCGGACCAGGTGCAGGGGGAAACGCTGACTTATTACCTGGCTAATTTGCTAGGTATTACAAATCTACCGCCTCTCATCCTTGCCCAGTTGAACGTTGACAGTGAACAATGGGCTTCTGTTAGGAGAAGAATTGGCGGTTTACAGTGGAGTGAGCGGGCGGTTGTTTCACTCACCGAGTGGGTCGCCAACCTGACCGGGGTAGTCACACCTGCTCCGCTGCGCCAGGAGAGCAAGGGGCTGCGTCCTCTGCAAGGGGAGCTGGGGAACAAAACGACTGCGGAGTTGCTCGAGCTAATGCAGTGGACCGACCTGATAATATTGGACTACCTGTCTGCTAACTTCGACAGGCTCGTTAGCAACCTATTTAGCCTGCAGTGGGACTCGCGcgtgatggagagggagaccaACAACCTGCTCAGAACGCCCCGCGGTGACCTGGTATTCATAGACAACGAGGCAGGGCTTGTACATGGATACCGGGTGCTTGATATGTGGGAGAAGTACCACAGCACGGTCTTGGGCTCCGTGTCTGTGTTCAGAAAGAGGACAGCGCAGCGAGTGATAGAACTGCACCGGCGCAGGGACACCAGGACTCGGCTTCTCGAGCTGTACAGAGACAGCGAACCTTTGTCTCCGGAATTAGGTTTTCTCTCCTATGAACACGCGGATGTACTACAGAACCGAATAGACAGATTATACAAACACATATCGCATTGCAAGGAGAAATACCACCAGCTGTGA